Proteins encoded together in one Streptomyces sp. B1I3 window:
- a CDS encoding DoxX family protein, with product MFTHLNRAQPYALGLFRVVIGFLFACHGAASLFGVLGGAMGGGSIPAGTWPGWYAAVIQLVGGALVALGLGTRLAALISSGSMAYAYFKVHQPESLFPLQNGGEASAVFCWAFLLLVFTGPGALAVDRLFSSRDGSAREERASHEQAPAVSV from the coding sequence ATGTTCACGCATCTGAATCGGGCACAACCGTACGCACTCGGCCTTTTCCGTGTCGTCATAGGATTCCTGTTCGCCTGCCATGGCGCCGCGTCCCTCTTCGGGGTTCTCGGCGGCGCCATGGGTGGCGGCTCCATCCCCGCGGGCACGTGGCCGGGCTGGTACGCGGCCGTGATCCAGCTCGTCGGCGGCGCCCTGGTCGCCCTCGGCCTCGGCACCCGGCTCGCGGCTCTCATCTCCTCGGGTTCGATGGCGTACGCGTACTTCAAGGTTCACCAGCCCGAATCGCTGTTCCCCCTGCAGAACGGCGGCGAGGCCTCGGCCGTCTTCTGCTGGGCGTTCCTCCTGCTGGTCTTCACCGGCCCCGGCGCCCTGGCCGTCGACCGGCTGTTCTCCTCACGCGACGGCTCCGCGCGCGAGGAGAGGGCCTCCCACGAACAGGCACCGGCCGTCTCGGTCTGA
- a CDS encoding alkaline phosphatase D family protein produces MAGLRLGPLLRYVDWESGSRATVWVEASHPCTAEVRCADGASGSSPTFTVGGHHYALVVVTGLTPGSTTAYEVLLDGRRVWPLEDSLLPASTITTPAMPERPEEAGPVRVAFGSCRWAAPPAQEHDPVGPDALDTLATRLAADPGAARPDVLLLLGDQVYADETSEATRHRLAARRDLDEAPGAEVADYEEYTYLYDESWRDPDVRWLLSTVPSCMIFDDHDVIDDWNTSEAWLEDMRRTPWWQKRIASGLMSYWVYQHIGNLSPEALAADPVYAAVCAAPDATETLRRHATAADADPAYTRWSYRRVFGRVRLLMVDSRAARVLDEQGRAMLNAGEARWMREEALADPGSYDHLLIGTSLPWLLPPLIHDAEAWNAALCRGERGGPEGRWARIGEKVRRAADLEHWAAFPESFKEMSELLRETGSGPDAPATICVLSGDVHHAYIAEPQWPTSAPGGSPDSRVLQLTCSPVHNSIPTSIQAGFRFGWSRAGRWFGRALAFHGRLEPLAMRWRKTGGPWFGNQLMTLDLDGRKAALTLVQAKQGPTGAQLEKVFERTLTPDE; encoded by the coding sequence ATGGCTGGGCTGCGCCTGGGACCACTGCTGCGGTACGTCGACTGGGAGTCCGGCTCCCGGGCGACCGTCTGGGTGGAGGCGAGCCACCCCTGCACGGCCGAGGTCCGCTGCGCGGACGGCGCCTCGGGCTCCTCGCCCACCTTCACGGTCGGCGGCCACCACTACGCCCTGGTGGTGGTGACGGGCCTGACCCCCGGCTCGACCACGGCGTACGAGGTGCTGCTCGACGGCCGCCGGGTCTGGCCGCTGGAGGACTCCCTCCTCCCGGCAAGCACGATCACCACGCCCGCCATGCCGGAGCGGCCGGAGGAGGCCGGTCCGGTGCGGGTCGCCTTCGGCTCCTGCCGCTGGGCGGCCCCGCCCGCACAGGAACACGACCCCGTGGGCCCGGACGCCCTCGACACCCTGGCCACCCGGCTCGCCGCCGACCCCGGAGCCGCACGCCCCGACGTGCTCCTCCTGCTCGGCGACCAGGTGTACGCGGACGAGACGTCCGAGGCCACCCGGCATCGGCTCGCGGCCCGCCGCGACCTCGACGAGGCGCCCGGGGCCGAGGTCGCGGACTACGAGGAGTACACCTACCTCTACGACGAGTCCTGGCGGGACCCGGACGTGCGGTGGCTGCTGTCCACGGTCCCCAGCTGCATGATCTTCGACGACCACGACGTCATCGACGACTGGAACACCAGCGAGGCCTGGCTCGAGGACATGCGCCGCACCCCGTGGTGGCAGAAGCGGATCGCCAGCGGCCTGATGTCGTACTGGGTCTATCAGCACATCGGCAACCTCTCGCCCGAGGCCCTGGCCGCCGATCCGGTCTACGCCGCCGTGTGCGCCGCCCCGGACGCCACCGAGACGCTGCGCCGGCACGCCACCGCCGCGGACGCCGACCCGGCGTACACGCGGTGGAGCTACCGACGTGTTTTCGGCCGAGTACGGCTGCTGATGGTGGACAGCCGGGCAGCCCGCGTCCTCGACGAACAGGGGCGGGCGATGCTCAACGCCGGGGAGGCCCGGTGGATGCGCGAGGAAGCCCTCGCCGACCCTGGATCGTACGACCACCTGTTGATCGGTACGTCTCTGCCGTGGCTGCTACCGCCGCTCATCCACGACGCGGAGGCCTGGAACGCCGCCCTGTGCCGTGGCGAGCGTGGAGGCCCCGAAGGCCGCTGGGCGCGCATCGGGGAAAAGGTGCGGCGCGCCGCCGACCTGGAGCATTGGGCGGCTTTCCCCGAGTCCTTCAAGGAAATGTCGGAGCTGCTGCGGGAGACGGGCAGCGGCCCGGACGCCCCTGCGACCATTTGCGTGCTATCAGGCGATGTGCACCACGCCTACATCGCGGAGCCCCAGTGGCCCACTTCCGCCCCGGGCGGCTCTCCCGACTCGCGCGTCCTGCAGCTGACCTGCTCCCCCGTCCATAACTCCATCCCCACGTCCATACAGGCCGGCTTCCGTTTCGGCTGGAGCCGGGCGGGCCGGTGGTTCGGGCGCGCCCTCGCCTTCCACGGGCGGCTCGAACCCCTGGCGATGCGCTGGCGCAAGACGGGCGGCCCGTGGTTCGGCAACCAGTTGATGACCCTCGACCTGGATGGCCGGAAAGCTGCGCTGACATTGGTACAGGCCAAGCAAGGGCCAACGGGCGCACAGTTGGAGAAGGTTTTTGAGCGCACGCTTACCCCGGACGAGTGA
- a CDS encoding HNH endonuclease family protein, with the protein MSGIYARRIAVAAASAALAATTGLLTAPTAQAAMPTPVSASTARTYLGELTVATEGSSSGYSRDKFPHWITQSGACNTREVVLKRDGTGVVQDSACAATGGSWYSQYDGATWTAAADLDIDHMVPLAEAWRSGASSWTTARRQSFANDLTRPQLIAVTDNVNQSKSDQDPGEWLPSRTAYRCTYVRAWVHVKHYYGLSVDSTEKSALQSVLNGC; encoded by the coding sequence ATGTCCGGTATCTACGCGCGTCGCATAGCCGTCGCCGCCGCCTCCGCCGCACTCGCAGCCACCACCGGGCTCCTCACGGCCCCGACCGCCCAGGCCGCGATGCCCACTCCGGTCAGCGCCTCGACCGCCCGTACGTATCTGGGCGAGCTCACCGTCGCCACCGAGGGCTCCTCGTCCGGCTACAGCCGTGACAAGTTCCCGCACTGGATCACGCAGTCCGGTGCCTGCAACACCCGCGAGGTGGTGCTGAAGCGGGACGGCACCGGCGTCGTCCAGGACTCCGCCTGCGCCGCCACCGGCGGAAGTTGGTACTCGCAGTACGACGGAGCGACCTGGACGGCCGCGGCCGATCTGGACATCGACCACATGGTCCCGCTCGCCGAGGCGTGGCGCTCCGGAGCGAGCAGCTGGACCACGGCCCGGCGCCAGTCCTTCGCGAACGACCTGACCCGGCCTCAGCTCATCGCCGTCACGGACAACGTCAACCAGTCCAAGAGCGACCAGGACCCGGGCGAGTGGCTGCCCTCGCGCACCGCCTACCGCTGCACGTACGTACGCGCCTGGGTGCACGTGAAGCACTACTACGGCCTCAGCGTCGACTCCACCGAGAAGAGCGCCCTGCAGTCCGTGCTGAACGGCTGCTGA
- a CDS encoding ABC transporter permease, whose translation MLLPVTLTLGTVLALLLAFAAAVAAAASLGRSREIVVAGVRAAVQLAAVSLLIGWVVRSPAPMLGFLALMFTVAVRTAGRRITSNRTWWWAALPIGAGVVPVVVALLLTGLVPVTGIALIPVTGILIGGALTATVLGGRRALDELGTRWGEVEAGMALGLLDRDARLEVTRPAASDALLPGLDQTRTVGLVTLPGAFVGMLLGGASPVEAGAVQLFVLVALMAVQAVAVALVLELVARGRLHRR comes from the coding sequence GTGCTGCTTCCGGTCACCCTCACGCTCGGCACCGTGCTCGCCCTCCTCCTGGCGTTCGCCGCCGCCGTGGCCGCAGCGGCCTCGCTCGGCCGGTCGCGCGAGATCGTCGTCGCCGGTGTACGGGCAGCGGTCCAACTCGCCGCCGTCTCCCTGCTCATCGGCTGGGTGGTGCGCTCCCCGGCGCCGATGCTCGGCTTCCTGGCGCTGATGTTCACGGTCGCGGTGCGGACCGCCGGGCGGCGGATCACGTCCAACCGGACCTGGTGGTGGGCCGCGCTACCGATCGGCGCCGGAGTCGTGCCCGTGGTCGTCGCGCTGCTGCTCACCGGGCTCGTCCCCGTGACCGGGATCGCGCTGATCCCCGTCACGGGAATCCTCATCGGCGGCGCGCTCACCGCGACCGTGCTCGGCGGGCGGCGTGCGCTGGACGAACTCGGCACCCGATGGGGCGAGGTCGAAGCAGGTATGGCGCTGGGGCTGCTGGACCGGGACGCCCGGCTTGAGGTCACCCGCCCGGCGGCGTCCGACGCGTTGCTGCCGGGCCTGGACCAGACCCGGACCGTGGGGCTCGTCACCCTGCCCGGCGCGTTCGTGGGCATGCTGCTGGGCGGCGCCTCGCCGGTGGAGGCGGGCGCCGTGCAACTGTTCGTCCTGGTGGCGCTGATGGCGGTGCAGGCGGTGGCCGTCGCGCTCGTGCTGGAACTGGTGGCGCGAGGGCGGCTGCACCGGCGGTGA
- a CDS encoding HAD-IA family hydrolase has product MSATVLEARALLLDMDGTLVNSDAVVERCWRRWALRQGLDPEAALKVVHGRQGYATMAALLPDRPMEQNHAENRIMLAEETADTEGVVPIGGATAFMAAIAALPHALVTSADEALAQARMTAAALPMPETRVTAELVGASKPDPEGFLKGAAELGFDPADCIVFEDSEAGIAAGRAAGMRIVGVGPRAAALSPDAHVDDLTQLRVEAVADGSIRLHVAAR; this is encoded by the coding sequence ATGTCGGCCACCGTCCTCGAAGCCCGTGCCCTCCTGCTGGACATGGACGGCACCCTCGTGAACTCCGACGCGGTGGTGGAGCGCTGCTGGCGCCGGTGGGCGCTGCGCCAGGGGCTCGACCCCGAGGCGGCCCTCAAGGTGGTGCACGGGCGCCAGGGGTACGCCACGATGGCCGCCCTCCTGCCGGACCGCCCCATGGAGCAGAACCACGCGGAGAACCGGATCATGCTCGCGGAGGAGACCGCGGACACCGAGGGCGTCGTACCCATCGGCGGCGCCACCGCGTTCATGGCCGCGATCGCCGCGCTGCCGCACGCCCTCGTGACCTCGGCCGACGAGGCGCTCGCCCAGGCCAGGATGACGGCCGCCGCCCTCCCGATGCCGGAGACGCGCGTCACGGCCGAACTGGTCGGCGCCAGCAAGCCGGACCCCGAGGGCTTCCTCAAGGGCGCGGCCGAGCTGGGCTTCGACCCGGCGGACTGCATCGTGTTCGAGGACTCCGAGGCGGGCATCGCGGCGGGCCGGGCGGCCGGTATGCGGATCGTGGGCGTCGGCCCCCGCGCCGCCGCCCTCTCCCCCGACGCGCACGTCGACGACTTGACGCAGCTGCGGGTGGAGGCGGTCGCGGACGGCTCGATCCGCCTGCACGTCGCCGCACGGTAG
- a CDS encoding peptidoglycan-binding protein: MTGHMCPECGGEQRARPEPGEGTGPRCACRARSGRSAGEEYRAARSAETAAAEDFDPLRIRPYVTLTSDDTQDYSAPAAATTMPIHLGDPAGGGSAPGGTGANGGGAAGGTGANGDGTAGGTGAASYAQAPLPGAAAAADETRRRSAVDYAGTGPDPVRPRRRRPFAAVAAGAALAVVVGTAAFAGGLFDGGDRDEEALPELSTSIPDTSDEPAASVSGTPSGSPSPTPSPSASASASASASASPSTSPSASPSATTPRTPSPSASASQAAPETAPVTPPPAPDTGTTLRRGDSGPEVAELQRRMQEIWVYRGPADADYSSRVEAAVSDFQRWVSVRSDPPGVYGPETRRALEAQTTGTGRRS, from the coding sequence ATGACCGGACATATGTGCCCGGAGTGCGGCGGCGAGCAGCGTGCGAGACCGGAGCCCGGGGAGGGCACGGGGCCCAGGTGTGCCTGCCGGGCCCGTTCGGGCCGGTCTGCCGGTGAGGAGTACCGGGCCGCACGCTCGGCCGAGACGGCCGCGGCGGAGGACTTCGATCCCCTGCGAATCCGGCCGTACGTGACGCTGACGAGCGACGACACGCAGGATTACTCCGCGCCTGCCGCGGCCACGACGATGCCGATCCATCTGGGCGACCCCGCGGGCGGCGGCAGCGCGCCGGGCGGAACCGGCGCGAACGGTGGCGGTGCGGCGGGCGGAACCGGCGCGAACGGTGATGGCACGGCGGGCGGTACCGGTGCCGCGTCATACGCACAGGCTCCGCTGCCCGGCGCCGCAGCCGCCGCGGACGAGACGCGCCGTCGCAGCGCCGTGGACTACGCGGGTACCGGCCCCGACCCCGTCCGGCCCCGCCGTCGACGGCCGTTCGCCGCCGTCGCCGCAGGAGCGGCCCTCGCCGTGGTGGTGGGCACGGCGGCGTTCGCCGGCGGTCTCTTCGACGGCGGCGACCGGGACGAGGAGGCCCTGCCCGAGCTCAGCACGAGCATTCCGGACACGAGCGACGAACCGGCCGCCTCGGTGTCCGGGACCCCGTCCGGCTCCCCCTCGCCCACCCCGTCCCCCTCGGCCTCCGCGTCGGCGTCGGCCTCCGCCTCCGCCTCACCGTCGACGAGCCCGTCGGCATCCCCCTCGGCCACCACTCCCAGGACACCGTCCCCCTCGGCGTCCGCGTCGCAGGCCGCCCCCGAGACGGCACCGGTCACGCCGCCACCCGCCCCGGACACCGGGACCACTCTGCGGCGCGGCGACAGCGGGCCCGAGGTGGCCGAGCTCCAGCGCCGGATGCAGGAGATCTGGGTCTACCGGGGGCCGGCGGACGCCGACTACTCGAGCCGGGTGGAGGCCGCTGTCAGCGACTTCCAGCGGTGGGTCTCGGTCCGGAGCGACCCGCCGGGCGTGTACGGGCCGGAGACCCGCCGCGCACTGGAGGCGCAGACGACGGGAACGGGACGCCGGTCCTGA
- a CDS encoding GNAT family N-acetyltransferase, with the protein MTWTVAPERFDTPDAALLRRDYYDEVASRYWERPATAREIDEGLAGDGVERLAPPTGGFFVGRFEGKPASCAGLLLVDGTTAELTRVYVRPAFRATGGGGLLLAAVESAARDFGVRRLRLDTRGDLVEARGLYAKHGYGEVPAFNRGPYAEHWFAKEL; encoded by the coding sequence ATGACCTGGACCGTGGCTCCCGAACGCTTCGACACCCCGGACGCGGCGCTGCTGCGACGGGACTACTACGACGAGGTGGCGAGCCGCTACTGGGAGCGGCCCGCCACCGCACGGGAGATCGACGAAGGGCTGGCCGGTGACGGTGTCGAACGACTCGCCCCGCCCACGGGCGGGTTCTTCGTCGGCCGCTTCGAGGGCAAGCCGGCGAGCTGCGCGGGGCTGCTGCTGGTCGACGGGACGACGGCTGAACTGACCCGGGTGTACGTGCGCCCCGCGTTCCGTGCCACGGGCGGCGGCGGCCTGTTGCTGGCGGCGGTCGAGAGCGCCGCGCGGGACTTCGGCGTGCGGCGCCTGCGGCTCGACACCCGTGGCGACCTGGTGGAGGCGCGCGGGCTGTACGCCAAGCACGGGTACGGGGAGGTCCCGGCGTTCAACCGGGGGCCGTACGCGGAGCACTGGTTCGCCAAGGAGCTGTGA
- a CDS encoding DUF2330 domain-containing protein: MRGWRPGGAWYGRTWSLLLVLAALQIGSLAAPAYACGCGAMIPAERSSVTVGRETSVVHWDGRTEQIVMRLTVGGDAREAAWVMPVPHRASVELGDPALFDELGEITAPVYETRHHFWPRDGDWPFGRTDGAGAPAPGARAGAPVGVVDRRQLGPFDVARLTATDPEALRGWLDDNGFELPDRLATALRPYVAQEWEYVAVRLAPKERGAVLRGALDPLRLSFAADRPVYPMRLSQLARTAQSLGLYVIAAHRMETGGRIGGREPEVTFAGRLGPTARDGAVGRLVGDGPAFLTAIDQDFPEPSRIDGDHELRAAGADTPYRTVRYRDALLTAGGIPVWLLGVLAAALSAAAAAVWLVRRRRRPRPA; encoded by the coding sequence ATGCGTGGGTGGAGGCCGGGCGGTGCCTGGTACGGAAGGACGTGGTCGCTGCTGCTCGTCCTGGCGGCGCTCCAGATCGGCTCGCTGGCCGCTCCGGCGTACGCCTGCGGGTGCGGGGCGATGATCCCGGCGGAGAGGTCGAGCGTCACGGTCGGCCGGGAGACCTCGGTGGTGCACTGGGACGGACGGACCGAGCAGATCGTGATGCGGCTCACGGTCGGCGGCGACGCCAGGGAGGCGGCATGGGTCATGCCCGTGCCGCACCGCGCCTCCGTCGAGCTGGGTGATCCGGCCCTCTTCGACGAGCTGGGCGAGATCACCGCCCCGGTGTACGAGACGCGGCACCACTTCTGGCCGCGCGACGGCGACTGGCCGTTCGGGCGGACGGACGGTGCGGGTGCCCCTGCCCCCGGCGCGCGGGCGGGCGCGCCGGTCGGCGTCGTGGACCGGCGGCAGCTGGGGCCGTTCGACGTGGCTCGACTGACGGCGACCGACCCGGAGGCGCTGCGGGGCTGGCTGGACGACAACGGCTTCGAGCTGCCCGACCGGCTGGCCACCGCCCTGCGGCCCTACGTGGCCCAGGAGTGGGAGTACGTCGCGGTGCGCCTGGCTCCGAAGGAGCGAGGCGCCGTCCTCCGGGGCGCGCTCGACCCGCTGCGGCTGAGCTTCGCCGCCGACCGGCCGGTCTACCCGATGCGCCTGTCGCAGCTCGCCCGGACCGCGCAGAGTTTGGGCCTGTACGTGATCGCGGCGCACCGGATGGAGACCGGCGGCCGGATCGGCGGCCGGGAGCCGGAGGTGACCTTCGCGGGCCGCCTGGGGCCCACGGCGAGGGACGGCGCCGTGGGCCGGCTGGTGGGCGACGGGCCCGCGTTCCTGACCGCGATCGACCAGGACTTCCCGGAGCCGTCCCGGATCGACGGCGACCACGAACTGCGTGCGGCCGGCGCCGACACCCCGTACCGCACGGTCCGCTACCGCGATGCGCTGCTGACCGCGGGCGGGATCCCCGTCTGGCTGCTGGGCGTGCTCGCTGCGGCGCTGTCCGCGGCCGCCGCCGCGGTGTGGCTGGTGCGGCGGCGCCGGCGCCCTCGGCCGGCCTGA